The Mytilus galloprovincialis chromosome 7, xbMytGall1.hap1.1, whole genome shotgun sequence genome has a window encoding:
- the LOC143082876 gene encoding thymocyte nuclear protein 1-like isoform X1, whose protein sequence is MPPKKSKTSDAKVPKTSSRKRKRENENDLPAKVEEKKSAVQSYSHWIMKSEPESRFENGVELKFGIEDLKKCKNQTDCWDGVRNYQARNFMRDQMKIGHKVFFYHSNCKEPGIAGICKIVKESYVDHTQFDSKDPHYDRSAKKDAPKWFMVDVKFERMLKRFIPLSELKSLHLSHKADGGTLKNMALFTRARLSVQPVTQEEWDFILNLENEEKT, encoded by the exons ATGCCAccgaaaaaaagtaaaacatctg atgctAAAGTTCCAAAAACATCCAGTCGTAAGAGAAAACGAGAGAATGAAAATGATTTGCCAGcaaaagttgaagaaaaaaaatcagcagtACAATCTTACTCTCATTGGATAATGAAGTCTGAACCAGAAAGTAGATTTGAAAATGGTGTGGAATTAAAG TTTGGTATTGAAGATTTAAAGAAGTGTAAGAACCAAACAGATTGCTGGGATGGTGTAAGAAATTATCAG GCCAGGAACTTTATGAGAGATCAGATGAAGATAGGACATAAGGTGTTTTTCTATCACAGTAATTGTAAAGAGCCTGGAATAGCTGGAATTTGCAAG ATAGTGAAAGAAAGTTACGTAGACCACACACAGTTTGACTCTAAAGATCCTCATTATGATAG AAGTGCAAAGAAAGATGCTCCAAAGTGGTTCATGGTGGATGTAAAGTTTGAGAGGATGCTGAAAAGATTTATACCATTATCAGaacttaaatcactacatcttaGTCACAAGGCTGATGGTGGGACACTGAAAAATATGGCGTTATTTACAAGGGCAAGGTTGTCTGTACAACCTGTTACTCAAG agGAGTGGGATTTCATATTAAACTTGGAGAATGAGGAGAAAACATAA
- the LOC143082876 gene encoding thymocyte nuclear protein 1-like isoform X2 has translation MPPKKNAKVPKTSSRKRKRENENDLPAKVEEKKSAVQSYSHWIMKSEPESRFENGVELKFGIEDLKKCKNQTDCWDGVRNYQARNFMRDQMKIGHKVFFYHSNCKEPGIAGICKIVKESYVDHTQFDSKDPHYDRSAKKDAPKWFMVDVKFERMLKRFIPLSELKSLHLSHKADGGTLKNMALFTRARLSVQPVTQEEWDFILNLENEEKT, from the exons ATGCCAccgaaaaaaa atgctAAAGTTCCAAAAACATCCAGTCGTAAGAGAAAACGAGAGAATGAAAATGATTTGCCAGcaaaagttgaagaaaaaaaatcagcagtACAATCTTACTCTCATTGGATAATGAAGTCTGAACCAGAAAGTAGATTTGAAAATGGTGTGGAATTAAAG TTTGGTATTGAAGATTTAAAGAAGTGTAAGAACCAAACAGATTGCTGGGATGGTGTAAGAAATTATCAG GCCAGGAACTTTATGAGAGATCAGATGAAGATAGGACATAAGGTGTTTTTCTATCACAGTAATTGTAAAGAGCCTGGAATAGCTGGAATTTGCAAG ATAGTGAAAGAAAGTTACGTAGACCACACACAGTTTGACTCTAAAGATCCTCATTATGATAG AAGTGCAAAGAAAGATGCTCCAAAGTGGTTCATGGTGGATGTAAAGTTTGAGAGGATGCTGAAAAGATTTATACCATTATCAGaacttaaatcactacatcttaGTCACAAGGCTGATGGTGGGACACTGAAAAATATGGCGTTATTTACAAGGGCAAGGTTGTCTGTACAACCTGTTACTCAAG agGAGTGGGATTTCATATTAAACTTGGAGAATGAGGAGAAAACATAA